One Candidatus Parvarchaeota archaeon genomic region harbors:
- a CDS encoding DNA-directed RNA polymerase subunit K: MNISKYEKARIIGARALQLISGAPPLVEVPTSPTAMKIAEVELEAGAIPLVVLRQHIA, encoded by the coding sequence ATGAACATTAGCAAATACGAAAAAGCAAGGATAATAGGCGCACGCGCGCTTCAGCTTATCTCTGGTGCCCCGCCACTTGTAGAGGTGCCAACCAGCCCCACTGCAATGAAAATTGCCGAAGTGGAGCTTGAGGCCGGGGCAATACCGCTTGTGGTGCTGCGGCAGCATATCGCCTGA